One genomic segment of Strix aluco isolate bStrAlu1 chromosome 9, bStrAlu1.hap1, whole genome shotgun sequence includes these proteins:
- the SERP1 gene encoding stress-associated endoplasmic reticulum protein 1, with the protein MVAKQRIRMANEKHSKNITQRGNVAKTSRTAPEEKASVGPWLLALFIFVVCGSAIFQIIQSIRMGM; encoded by the exons ATGGTGGCCAAGCAGCGCATCCGCATGGCCAACGAGAAGCACAGCAAGAACATCACGCAGCGCGGGAACGTCGCCAAGACCTcg AGGACGGCCCCGGAGGAGAAGGCGTCGGTCGGGCCCTGGCTGTTGGCGCTGTTCATCTTCGTGGTCTGCGGATCAG CCATCTTCCAGATCATCCAGAGCATCCGGATGGGCATGTGA